In one Musa acuminata AAA Group cultivar baxijiao chromosome BXJ2-5, Cavendish_Baxijiao_AAA, whole genome shotgun sequence genomic region, the following are encoded:
- the LOC135612997 gene encoding F-box protein At1g67340-like: MRRRTRSASQCLRARPRIDGGGAPREERKRKRRGGRATERGAESCGRKRPRGAPAGAPAEVEDRADYFDGLPDDLVVSVLSKLSSSARRPLDLISAMLTCKRFHGLGHHPLVLSKVSAGCLGVRANTWSDSSHRFLKRCADCGNLEASYMLGMIRFYALENRGSGASLMARAAIGSNPAALYSLSVIQFNGSGGSKNDKDLRAGVALCARAAFLGHVDALRELGHCLQDGYGVRRNVAEGRRFLVQANARELAAAMTSWPAWQKQPRQAAAAAGATSPGCCPLLSDYGWNVPAPAPHPANRFLVEWFRERGWPAAAAAEGLRLCSYSGCGRPETRRHEFRRCSVCGVVNYCSRACQALDWKLSHKSECVPTDLQALDGDGAPAGDDVAPAVDGAAGTD; this comes from the exons ATGCGTAGGAGAACCAGAAGTGCTTCCCAATGCCTGAGGGCCCGGCCGCGGATCGACGGCGGAGGAGCGCcgagggaggagaggaagaggaagaggagaggaggccGGGCAACGGAACGGGGAGCGGAGTCCTGCGGCCGGAAACGGCCGCGAGGTGCCCCCGCGGGGGCGCCGGCGGAGGTCGAGGATAGGGCGGATTACTTCGATGGGCTTCCTGATGATCTCGTCGTGTCCGTGCTTTCCAAGCTCAGCTCCTCCGCTCGTCGCCCGTTGGATCTTATCAGCGCCATGTTGAC ATGTAAGCGATTTCATGGTTTGGGGCACCATCCGCTGGTATTGTCCAAGGTCAGCGCAGGATGCCTCGGCGTTCGTGCGAACACGTGGTCCGATTCGTCGCATCGATTCCTTAAGCGCTGCGCCGATTGCGGGAACCTGGAAGCGAgctatatgttgggaatg ATTCGATTCTACGCTCTGGAGAACAGAGGGAGCGGCGCGTCGTTGATGGCCAGGGCGGCGATCGGATCGAACCCGGCAGCACTGTATTCGTTGTCGGTAATCCAATTCAACGGAAGCGGAGGCTCCAAGAATGACAAGGATCTCCGAGCCGGCGTTGCGTTGTGCGCCCGTGCAGCGTTCCTCGGCCACGTCGACGCCCTACGAGAGCTCGGCCACTGCCTCCAGGACGGCTATGGCGTCCGTCGGAACGTCGCCGAGGGCCGCCGCTTCTTGGTCCAGGCCAACGCCCGGGAGCTCGCGGCTGCCATGACGTCCTGGCCCGCGTGGCAGAAGCAGCCTCGCCAGGCCGCAGCGGCGGCGGGTGCGACGTCACCAGGGTGCTGCCCCCTCCTCAGCGACTACGGTTGGAACGTGCCGGCGCCGGCCCCGCATCCGGCCAACCGGTTCCTGGTGGAGTGGTTCAGGGAGCGGGGATGGCCGGCCGCGGCTGCTGCGGAGGGTCTGAGGCTCTGCTCCTACAGCGGCTGCGGCCGTCCGGAGACGCGCCGGCACGAGTTCCGCCGATGCTCGGTGTGCGGCGTAGTCAATTACTGCTCCAGGGCGTGCCAGGCTCTGGATTGGAAGCTTTCCCACAAGTCGGAGTGCGTCCCGACGGATCTCCAAGCTCTCGACGGCGATGGCGCCCCCGCCGGAGACGACGTCGCTCCCGCCGTCGACGGCGCCGCAGGCACCGACTGA